A single Perca flavescens isolate YP-PL-M2 chromosome 2, PFLA_1.0, whole genome shotgun sequence DNA region contains:
- the tmem154 gene encoding transmembrane protein 154 isoform X1 — MFASGTGNMRGPRVKTPLLLLLLLLPLLLTTLTGTETLPTVSNATSALDNKDPNILQNGSEHGQLRTPRAQKTLPTVSNVSSALDPSPTEEDSEGSNILLNESGHGELPTPINTTDLHSNSEKETTNEGDNGLSPIIILIPVVLVVVIISMIVCGIFIHRRCNQKVRDQELGKEDPYLDGSSIEKVPMPMFEEDVPSVLELEMEELGQWMKKDGKPAEDSKLA, encoded by the exons ATGTTTGCTTCTGGGACTGGTAACATGAGAGGGCCCCGGGTGAAGacccctctgctgctgctgctgctgctgctgccgttgCTGCTGACCACTCTGACAGGGACAG aaacACTCCCAACTGTTTCTAATGCCACTTCAGCACTGGACAATAAAGACCCAAATATACTCCAGAACGGAAGCGAACATGGACAGCTGCGGACCCCACGGGCACAAA AAACACTCCCAACTGTTTCTAATGTCTCTTCAGCACTGGACCCCTCCCCTACAGAAGAGGACAGTGAAGGCTCAAATATACTCCTGAACGAAAGCGGACACGGAGAGCTGCCGACCCCCATCAACACAACAGACCTACACAGTAATAGTGAAAAAG AAACAACAAATGAGGGGGACAATGGTTTGAGTCCCATCATCATCCTGATCCCTGTGGTTCTGGTGGTCGTAATCATCAGCATGATAGTTTGTGGAATTTTCATCCATCGCAGGTGTAACCAAAAAGTGAGAGATCAAG AGCTGGGAAAAGAGGATCCATATTTGGATGGGTCAAGTATAGAGAAGGTGCCAAT GCCCATGTTTGAAGAAGATGTGCCCTCTGTGCTGGAGCTAGAAATGGAAGAGTTGGGCCAATGGATGAAAAAGGATG GTAAACCTGCAGAGGACTCTAAACTCGCATGA
- the tmem154 gene encoding transmembrane protein 154 isoform X3, with amino-acid sequence MFASGTGNMRGPRVKTPLLLLLLLLPLLLTTLTGTETLPTVSNATSALDNKDPNILQNGSEHGQLRTPRAQTLDPSPTEEDSEGSNILLNESGHGELPTPINTTDLHSNSEKETTNEGDNGLSPIIILIPVVLVVVIISMIVCGIFIHRRCNQKVRDQELGKEDPYLDGSSIEKVPMPMFEEDVPSVLELEMEELGQWMKKDGKPAEDSKLA; translated from the exons ATGTTTGCTTCTGGGACTGGTAACATGAGAGGGCCCCGGGTGAAGacccctctgctgctgctgctgctgctgctgccgttgCTGCTGACCACTCTGACAGGGACAG aaacACTCCCAACTGTTTCTAATGCCACTTCAGCACTGGACAATAAAGACCCAAATATACTCCAGAACGGAAGCGAACATGGACAGCTGCGGACCCCACGGGCACAAA CACTGGACCCCTCCCCTACAGAAGAGGACAGTGAAGGCTCAAATATACTCCTGAACGAAAGCGGACACGGAGAGCTGCCGACCCCCATCAACACAACAGACCTACACAGTAATAGTGAAAAAG AAACAACAAATGAGGGGGACAATGGTTTGAGTCCCATCATCATCCTGATCCCTGTGGTTCTGGTGGTCGTAATCATCAGCATGATAGTTTGTGGAATTTTCATCCATCGCAGGTGTAACCAAAAAGTGAGAGATCAAG AGCTGGGAAAAGAGGATCCATATTTGGATGGGTCAAGTATAGAGAAGGTGCCAAT GCCCATGTTTGAAGAAGATGTGCCCTCTGTGCTGGAGCTAGAAATGGAAGAGTTGGGCCAATGGATGAAAAAGGATG GTAAACCTGCAGAGGACTCTAAACTCGCATGA
- the tmem154 gene encoding transmembrane protein 154 isoform X4 produces MFASGTGNMRGPRVKTPLLLLLLLLPLLLTTLTGTETLPTVSNVSSALDPSPTEEDSEGSNILLNESGHGELPTPINTTDLHSNSEKETTNEGDNGLSPIIILIPVVLVVVIISMIVCGIFIHRRCNQKVRDQELGKEDPYLDGSSIEKVPMPMFEEDVPSVLELEMEELGQWMKKDGKPAEDSKLA; encoded by the exons ATGTTTGCTTCTGGGACTGGTAACATGAGAGGGCCCCGGGTGAAGacccctctgctgctgctgctgctgctgctgccgttgCTGCTGACCACTCTGACAGGGACAG AAACACTCCCAACTGTTTCTAATGTCTCTTCAGCACTGGACCCCTCCCCTACAGAAGAGGACAGTGAAGGCTCAAATATACTCCTGAACGAAAGCGGACACGGAGAGCTGCCGACCCCCATCAACACAACAGACCTACACAGTAATAGTGAAAAAG AAACAACAAATGAGGGGGACAATGGTTTGAGTCCCATCATCATCCTGATCCCTGTGGTTCTGGTGGTCGTAATCATCAGCATGATAGTTTGTGGAATTTTCATCCATCGCAGGTGTAACCAAAAAGTGAGAGATCAAG AGCTGGGAAAAGAGGATCCATATTTGGATGGGTCAAGTATAGAGAAGGTGCCAAT GCCCATGTTTGAAGAAGATGTGCCCTCTGTGCTGGAGCTAGAAATGGAAGAGTTGGGCCAATGGATGAAAAAGGATG GTAAACCTGCAGAGGACTCTAAACTCGCATGA
- the tmem154 gene encoding transmembrane protein 154 isoform X2: MFASGTGNMRGPRVKTPLLLLLLLLPLLLTTLTGTETLPTVSNATSALDNKDPNILQNGSEHGQLRTPRAQKTLPTVSNVSSALDPSPTEEDSEGSNILLNESGHGELPTPINTTDLHSNKTTNEGDNGLSPIIILIPVVLVVVIISMIVCGIFIHRRCNQKVRDQELGKEDPYLDGSSIEKVPMPMFEEDVPSVLELEMEELGQWMKKDGKPAEDSKLA; encoded by the exons ATGTTTGCTTCTGGGACTGGTAACATGAGAGGGCCCCGGGTGAAGacccctctgctgctgctgctgctgctgctgccgttgCTGCTGACCACTCTGACAGGGACAG aaacACTCCCAACTGTTTCTAATGCCACTTCAGCACTGGACAATAAAGACCCAAATATACTCCAGAACGGAAGCGAACATGGACAGCTGCGGACCCCACGGGCACAAA AAACACTCCCAACTGTTTCTAATGTCTCTTCAGCACTGGACCCCTCCCCTACAGAAGAGGACAGTGAAGGCTCAAATATACTCCTGAACGAAAGCGGACACGGAGAGCTGCCGACCCCCATCAACACAACAGACCTACACAGTAATA AAACAACAAATGAGGGGGACAATGGTTTGAGTCCCATCATCATCCTGATCCCTGTGGTTCTGGTGGTCGTAATCATCAGCATGATAGTTTGTGGAATTTTCATCCATCGCAGGTGTAACCAAAAAGTGAGAGATCAAG AGCTGGGAAAAGAGGATCCATATTTGGATGGGTCAAGTATAGAGAAGGTGCCAAT GCCCATGTTTGAAGAAGATGTGCCCTCTGTGCTGGAGCTAGAAATGGAAGAGTTGGGCCAATGGATGAAAAAGGATG GTAAACCTGCAGAGGACTCTAAACTCGCATGA